A window from Peptococcaceae bacterium 1198_IL3148 encodes these proteins:
- a CDS encoding TerD family protein — protein sequence MAINLQKGQKIDLTKGRTGLTKVMIGLGWDVNNFDGADFDLDASAFLLDVNGKVSQEKDFVFYNNLKAEADCVIHTGDNLTGAGEGDDEQIIIDFAKIPDRVQKVAITVTIYEAAARKQNFGMVHNAFARVVDANTNAEILRYDLSEDYSVETALVICELYRHNGEWKFAAVGSGFQDGLAGLCRLYGLNV from the coding sequence TTGGCAATTAACCTGCAAAAGGGACAAAAGATTGATTTGACCAAAGGCAGAACGGGCTTGACTAAAGTGATGATTGGCCTCGGTTGGGATGTTAACAATTTTGATGGCGCCGATTTTGACTTGGATGCTTCGGCGTTTTTGCTGGATGTTAACGGTAAGGTATCCCAAGAAAAGGATTTTGTGTTTTACAATAACCTAAAGGCTGAAGCAGATTGTGTTATACATACCGGGGACAACCTCACCGGTGCCGGTGAGGGTGACGATGAACAAATTATTATCGATTTTGCTAAAATTCCCGATCGAGTACAAAAGGTTGCCATTACCGTAACCATTTACGAGGCAGCAGCCCGGAAGCAAAACTTTGGCATGGTGCACAATGCCTTTGCTCGGGTGGTGGATGCTAACACAAATGCAGAGATTTTGCGCTATGATCTCAGTGAAGACTATAGTGTGGAAACGGCGCTGGTAATTTGTGAACTGTACCGACACAATGGCGAGTGGAAGTTTGCAGCGGTGGGCAGTGGTTTCCAAGACGGGTTAGCAGGTTTATGCCGTTTATATGGCTTGAATGTTTAA
- a CDS encoding TerD family protein produces MAISLAKGQKIDLTKTNPGLTNIFVGLGWDTNQYDGGQAFDLDAAAFLLNKDGKVVNDSAIVFYNNLKDASGAICHSGDNLTGEGEGDDERVTIDLTKVPAEIEKIAFTITIHEAAARNQNFGQVSNAFVRVVNAANDEELIRYDLSEDYSIETALVVAELYRHNGEWKFSAVGAGYQGGLAALCTSYGLNVG; encoded by the coding sequence ATGGCTATTTCTTTGGCAAAGGGTCAAAAAATTGATTTAACCAAAACTAATCCTGGTTTAACCAACATTTTTGTTGGTCTCGGTTGGGACACCAACCAGTATGATGGCGGACAAGCATTTGACTTGGATGCAGCCGCCTTTTTGCTAAACAAAGATGGCAAAGTGGTAAACGATTCTGCCATTGTGTTCTACAACAATCTAAAGGATGCCAGCGGTGCTATCTGTCACAGCGGTGACAACCTGACCGGTGAAGGGGAAGGTGACGATGAAAGGGTGACCATCGACTTGACAAAAGTACCAGCTGAAATTGAAAAGATTGCTTTCACCATCACCATTCACGAAGCGGCAGCCAGAAACCAAAACTTTGGTCAAGTGTCCAACGCCTTTGTTCGGGTAGTAAACGCTGCCAACGACGAAGAATTGATTCGCTACGATCTATCGGAAGATTACTCAATTGAAACAGCACTGGTGGTTGCTGAACTCTACCGTCACAATGGAGAATGGAAATTTAGCGCTGTTGGTGCCGGCTATCAGGGTGGATTAGCTGCCCTTTGCACCAGCTACGGCTTAAACGTTGGTTAA
- a CDS encoding TerC family protein translates to MDLFAGIAQSYAQFFSWEALHAVLVNPASWGIIASLVLLEGILSADNAMVLAVAVRHLPPEQRKKALVYGIWGAYLFRFLAIGIGVYLVKFAFVKILGALYLLWLAGKYFFKRDNGDEEVKEVHGGFWRTVLTVEMLDIAFSIDSVLAAFGVSGQIWVLFIGGLLGILMMRLVAQVFINLLDKYPHLEATAYVLIAFIGGKMMASAFGIHITEVMTLTIMATIFVGGFLFEKFKGSAKSADAKPTDQGHVK, encoded by the coding sequence ATGGATCTATTCGCTGGTATAGCACAAAGTTATGCACAATTTTTTTCGTGGGAAGCGCTGCATGCAGTTCTCGTCAATCCAGCCTCTTGGGGAATCATTGCTTCTTTAGTTCTGTTAGAAGGTATTTTAAGTGCAGATAATGCCATGGTGTTGGCGGTGGCCGTAAGACACCTGCCACCGGAGCAAAGGAAGAAAGCGTTAGTATATGGTATTTGGGGTGCTTACCTGTTCCGGTTTCTAGCCATTGGTATTGGCGTTTATCTGGTGAAATTTGCCTTTGTTAAAATTCTAGGCGCACTCTACTTGTTATGGTTAGCTGGTAAGTATTTCTTTAAACGGGATAACGGTGATGAAGAGGTCAAGGAAGTTCACGGTGGTTTTTGGCGCACGGTATTAACGGTGGAGATGTTGGACATTGCCTTTAGTATCGACAGTGTGCTGGCAGCCTTTGGTGTCAGTGGTCAAATTTGGGTGCTGTTTATTGGGGGCTTATTGGGAATTTTAATGATGCGTTTGGTGGCTCAGGTATTTATTAATCTGTTGGACAAATACCCGCATCTAGAAGCCACAGCCTATGTGTTAATTGCCTTTATCGGTGGTAAAATGATGGCTTCTGCCTTTGGCATTCACATCACCGAGGTGATGACACTGACCATTATGGCGACGATTTTTGTTGGGGGATTTTTATTTGAAAAGTTCAAAGGCTCTGCTAAATCAGCGGATGCTAAACCAACAGATCAGGGGCATGTGAAATAA
- a CDS encoding helix-turn-helix transcriptional regulator yields the protein MISYGPLRYILAKKRIKRKELQQALNLSPTTIAKINRNEYLSMEVLDKICTYLQCNIEDVVTHINPIDLKKKK from the coding sequence ATGATTTCTTATGGACCTTTAAGGTACATATTGGCAAAAAAGAGAATAAAAAGAAAAGAATTGCAGCAGGCGCTCAATTTAAGCCCCACTACAATTGCCAAAATTAACCGAAATGAGTACTTATCTATGGAGGTACTGGATAAAATTTGTACTTATCTGCAGTGCAATATTGAGGACGTGGTCACCCACATTAATCCAATCGATCTAAAGAAAAAAAAGTAA
- a CDS encoding DUF2062 domain-containing protein: protein MNNNVFHKGDVNILKKFKANLLKLINIKDDPNKLAKSVSLGFFLSILPLPGLNLPIGIVLAKLLKLNIAATSVPALLMTYVSPFLYVFNYKVGTFFIASNERPPQEFAAGLTIWEKLVDFFIHAGPAYLLGCAINATLAAVMSYLLFLVIYKNASKIFTNGKKVKSIKFKKIAGVRARVGRIKNPKVFNKFKRKRSVSSTNRTHQTL, encoded by the coding sequence TTGAACAACAATGTATTTCACAAAGGGGATGTTAATATTCTCAAAAAATTTAAAGCTAATTTACTAAAACTGATTAATATTAAAGACGACCCCAATAAGTTGGCCAAAAGTGTATCACTGGGATTTTTCTTATCTATTCTGCCGCTGCCGGGCTTAAATTTGCCAATCGGCATAGTGCTGGCTAAACTGCTTAAATTAAATATTGCCGCCACCTCAGTGCCAGCTTTACTAATGACCTATGTGTCCCCTTTTTTGTACGTTTTTAACTATAAAGTGGGAACTTTTTTTATTGCTTCTAATGAAAGACCACCTCAGGAATTTGCTGCAGGCCTAACCATTTGGGAAAAATTGGTGGACTTCTTTATCCATGCCGGTCCGGCTTACCTGCTGGGCTGTGCCATTAACGCCACCCTAGCGGCAGTAATGTCATACTTGTTGTTTTTGGTTATTTATAAAAATGCCAGTAAAATATTCACTAATGGGAAAAAAGTTAAGTCTATCAAATTTAAAAAAATTGCGGGCGTGCGGGCGCGGGTGGGCCGCATTAAAAACCCAAAGGTATTTAATAAATTTAAACGTAAAAGAAGTGTTTCATCCACAAATAGAACACATCAAACCTTATGA
- a CDS encoding TerD family protein, which translates to MAISLQKGQKIDLTKGNPGLKKLMVGLGWDPVENGGGGGFLKGLFGGGAGGAKIDCDASIFMLDQNKKLTKKENLIYFGNLKSKCGSVRHMGDNLTGDGDGDDEQIYVELSKIPADINYLVFVVNIYDCVKRRQDFGMIKNAFIRVVNNDNGQELVRFNLTENYGGKTSLIVGEVYRHNGEWKFAAVGEGTTDASLGNLAQRFM; encoded by the coding sequence ATGGCTATTAGCTTACAAAAGGGGCAAAAAATTGATTTGACCAAAGGTAACCCAGGCTTAAAGAAATTGATGGTGGGTTTAGGTTGGGACCCCGTTGAAAATGGTGGCGGTGGTGGATTTTTAAAAGGTCTATTTGGTGGCGGCGCCGGTGGCGCTAAAATCGACTGTGATGCCTCAATTTTTATGCTAGACCAAAACAAAAAATTAACCAAGAAAGAAAACCTGATATACTTTGGTAACCTAAAGAGCAAATGCGGTAGTGTACGGCACATGGGTGACAACCTCACCGGTGATGGAGATGGCGATGACGAACAAATATATGTGGAATTGAGTAAAATTCCTGCCGACATCAACTATCTGGTGTTTGTGGTTAATATCTATGACTGTGTCAAACGTAGACAAGACTTTGGCATGATTAAAAACGCTTTTATTAGAGTGGTTAATAACGATAATGGCCAAGAACTGGTGCGGTTTAACTTAACAGAAAACTATGGTGGCAAAACCTCGCTAATTGTTGGTGAAGTATACCGCCACAATGGAGAATGGAAATTTGCTGCGGTGGGTGAAGGTACCACCGATGCATCACTGGGCAACTTAGCGCAACGGTTTATGTAA
- a CDS encoding zinc metalloprotease HtpX has protein sequence MNTLKTFTLMGFLTILLVFIGNAFFGQSGAMMFFIIAMAMNLFGYFYSDKMAIKMTRSYPVSRAEAPELYALVENLVKRAGIPMPRLYITPSDQPNAFATGRNPQNAAVAVTEGLLRLMNRSELEGVIAHELAHVKNRDILISTIAAGLAGAISMMGNALQWGAIFGMGRSDDEGGGGMIGGLIMAIIAPIAAAIVQMAISRSREYAADATGAKIAGSPDGLSNALLKLQAAAQRIPMQVNPAASHMFIINPLSGASVARLFSTHPPLEDRVARLRAMRS, from the coding sequence GTGAATACGCTAAAAACTTTTACTTTAATGGGTTTTTTAACGATTTTGCTCGTGTTTATTGGTAATGCATTCTTTGGTCAATCAGGTGCCATGATGTTTTTTATTATTGCCATGGCAATGAATTTATTTGGCTATTTTTACAGCGATAAAATGGCCATTAAAATGACACGTTCTTATCCAGTCTCTAGGGCAGAAGCTCCAGAGCTTTATGCACTGGTGGAGAATTTAGTCAAGCGGGCAGGAATTCCAATGCCAAGACTCTACATTACTCCGTCAGATCAACCCAATGCCTTTGCCACCGGTCGCAACCCACAAAATGCAGCGGTGGCTGTTACCGAAGGGCTTCTGCGGTTGATGAACCGTTCGGAATTGGAAGGCGTAATTGCTCACGAATTGGCCCATGTAAAAAACAGAGATATACTAATTAGCACCATCGCTGCCGGTCTGGCCGGTGCCATCAGTATGATGGGTAATGCCTTGCAGTGGGGGGCAATCTTTGGTATGGGGAGAAGTGATGACGAGGGAGGCGGTGGCATGATTGGTGGTCTGATTATGGCAATCATCGCACCGATAGCAGCAGCCATTGTACAAATGGCCATCTCCCGTTCTAGGGAATATGCTGCAGATGCCACAGGCGCTAAGATTGCTGGCTCGCCCGATGGGTTGTCTAACGCATTGCTTAAGTTACAAGCGGCTGCCCAACGGATACCAATGCAAGTGAATCCGGCTGCGTCCCACATGTTTATTATCAATCCGCTGTCCGGTGCCTCGGTGGCCAGATTGTTTAGTACGCACCCACCCCTTGAAGATCGAGTGGCCAGGTTGCGGGCCATGCGCAGTTAA
- a CDS encoding hemolysin family protein, with product MGDDTSFSIIILLQIALALLLVLLNAIFVAAEFAFVKVRPTRLAQLVAEGNVRAKLAQDCVNHIDAYLSVSQLGITIASLGLGWLGEPVVAKLLEPVLYYFGVATPAAVHSISFIIAFTLVTYLHVVFGELVPKSLSIQRAESVTLWLAAPMQVFYRLFYPGIVLFNGTANGILRKLGVEPASEHEESHSEEELQMLVSESYKGGHLDKDEWSLLNNVFEFEKRVVREVMVPRPEVVFMDIQKSLAENIEIAQQSAHTRFPLCDRDSDNVIGLVHIKDLFRLKPGSNIEKIKRNIMMVPEGMPLDDLLKEFQKNHQHMTLVVDEYGCTSGIVTMENVLEELVGEIQDEFDKELPQVVAENEGTYLVDGRLLLEEAVEVLELPVDDDDEEYDTLAGYVFGKLAKRPKVGDVVELPSHRFEVIEMVGLRINRIRVKILNEGFYQDRPVA from the coding sequence ATGGGTGACGACACGTCGTTTAGTATTATTATTTTGCTACAGATAGCGCTGGCATTATTGCTAGTTTTGTTAAACGCTATTTTTGTAGCAGCCGAGTTTGCTTTTGTCAAAGTACGGCCTACCCGCTTAGCTCAGTTGGTGGCAGAGGGCAACGTTCGGGCAAAATTGGCTCAAGATTGTGTTAACCACATTGATGCCTACCTTTCAGTTAGTCAATTGGGTATTACCATCGCCAGTCTTGGTCTAGGTTGGCTGGGGGAACCGGTGGTGGCCAAATTGTTAGAGCCAGTATTGTATTATTTTGGTGTTGCCACTCCGGCGGCAGTGCATTCAATTTCTTTTATCATCGCCTTTACATTGGTGACATATTTGCACGTGGTTTTTGGTGAATTGGTACCAAAATCATTATCTATACAGCGGGCAGAATCGGTTACGCTCTGGCTAGCCGCACCAATGCAGGTTTTCTATCGGTTGTTTTATCCAGGAATTGTGTTGTTCAATGGTACCGCCAATGGAATTTTACGTAAGTTGGGGGTGGAACCAGCCAGCGAGCATGAAGAAAGCCATAGTGAAGAGGAACTACAAATGTTGGTTTCAGAGAGCTATAAAGGTGGTCATTTAGATAAAGATGAATGGAGTTTGCTAAACAACGTTTTTGAATTTGAGAAGCGAGTGGTGAGAGAGGTAATGGTGCCCCGCCCGGAAGTTGTGTTCATGGATATACAAAAAAGTTTGGCAGAAAACATTGAAATTGCTCAGCAAAGCGCCCATACGCGGTTTCCGTTATGTGATCGGGATAGTGATAACGTTATTGGTTTGGTACACATCAAAGATTTATTTCGATTGAAACCCGGGTCTAATATAGAAAAAATTAAACGCAATATCATGATGGTACCCGAAGGTATGCCACTGGATGATTTGCTTAAAGAATTCCAAAAAAACCACCAGCACATGACCTTGGTGGTGGATGAATACGGCTGCACCAGTGGAATAGTTACAATGGAAAACGTGTTAGAGGAACTGGTGGGTGAAATACAAGACGAGTTTGACAAAGAACTGCCCCAGGTGGTTGCTGAAAATGAAGGCACCTATTTGGTGGATGGTCGCCTGCTGTTGGAAGAGGCAGTGGAAGTGTTAGAACTGCCAGTGGATGATGACGATGAGGAATATGACACTTTAGCTGGTTATGTTTTTGGCAAACTGGCTAAAAGGCCCAAAGTGGGCGACGTGGTAGAATTACCTAGCCATAGGTTTGAGGTTATAGAAATGGTGGGCCTGCGCATTAATCGCATCCGTGTCAAGATACTAAACGAAGGGTTTTATCAAGATAGACCGGTGGCTTAA
- a CDS encoding solute carrier family 23 protein, with the protein MWFAFIIGLVMKMAEIKLKYRLNEVPPLPELMLLGLQWLAVTVPVLIIIGKVVAELHFNEPLEQIVYMQKLFFVVAVSLLLQLIWGHRLPLIVGPATALLVAIIASQASGMGAIYSSVLISGAVLTLVSITGLFSYLKKLFTPRVVATILILIALTLTPTIMNLIINTDMAGTAFLNLCFAVALVLAMFVANHVLMGIWRSTLIVWATIIGSLLYLLLVPHYQLLTMNAEIAFVSTFFSNFNLDLTIEPGVLVSFLVCFLALSINDLGSIQSVGEVIKSDQMPQRVTRGIAFTGLSNVLSGLMGVIGQVNFSLSPGLIAATGNASRFTLIPTGLGLLLISFLPKVIAFMGSIPSAVVGATMIYLMCSQISAGLLVVYNGTKTINFESGLVIGLPLMLSIIVSILPTETLAAFPTLARPIIGNGFVVGVLAVLLMEHIIYRDKTAD; encoded by the coding sequence ATGTGGTTTGCCTTTATAATAGGGTTGGTGATGAAAATGGCTGAAATTAAATTAAAATATCGGTTGAATGAGGTGCCACCGCTGCCAGAACTAATGCTTTTGGGCCTGCAATGGCTGGCAGTGACCGTTCCGGTGCTAATCATTATTGGTAAAGTGGTGGCCGAACTACATTTTAACGAACCGTTAGAACAAATTGTTTACATGCAAAAGCTATTTTTTGTCGTGGCGGTAAGTTTGTTACTGCAGTTAATTTGGGGGCACCGGTTACCACTAATAGTTGGACCGGCAACGGCTTTACTGGTGGCCATAATTGCCAGTCAGGCCAGTGGCATGGGAGCAATTTATTCCTCTGTATTAATCAGTGGTGCTGTGCTTACACTGGTCAGCATCACCGGGTTGTTCAGTTATTTAAAAAAACTGTTCACCCCTAGAGTTGTGGCTACCATTCTAATTTTAATTGCTTTAACCCTTACCCCGACAATTATGAATTTAATTATAAATACTGACATGGCGGGGACTGCATTTTTAAACTTGTGTTTTGCGGTGGCTTTAGTGCTGGCGATGTTTGTGGCCAATCATGTGCTAATGGGTATTTGGAGATCAACGTTAATAGTATGGGCAACCATTATCGGTAGTCTGTTATATTTGCTGTTGGTGCCCCATTATCAATTGTTGACCATGAATGCAGAAATAGCTTTTGTTTCCACATTTTTTAGCAACTTTAACTTGGATTTAACCATTGAACCAGGGGTGTTGGTCTCTTTTTTAGTCTGCTTCTTAGCCCTTTCCATTAACGACTTGGGTTCCATCCAATCGGTGGGGGAAGTAATTAAGTCTGATCAAATGCCCCAAAGGGTGACCAGAGGGATTGCTTTTACCGGCTTGTCCAACGTATTATCTGGTTTGATGGGGGTTATCGGGCAGGTGAATTTTTCACTCAGTCCCGGTCTTATAGCTGCAACCGGCAACGCCTCCAGGTTTACTTTAATACCCACCGGCCTCGGACTATTGTTGATATCATTTTTGCCCAAGGTTATTGCCTTTATGGGCAGTATTCCTTCTGCGGTGGTGGGGGCCACAATGATTTATCTAATGTGTTCACAAATATCCGCAGGATTATTGGTGGTATATAATGGTACAAAAACTATTAATTTTGAAAGCGGCTTAGTGATAGGGCTGCCTTTAATGTTAAGTATTATTGTATCAATTTTGCCGACGGAAACTTTAGCTGCCTTTCCAACATTGGCCAGGCCAATTATCGGCAATGGTTTTGTGGTGGGTGTGTTGGCGGTGCTGCTAATGGAACATATTATTTATCGAGATAAAACAGCTGATTAA